One window from the genome of Raphanus sativus cultivar WK10039 unplaced genomic scaffold, ASM80110v3 Scaffold3761, whole genome shotgun sequence encodes:
- the LOC130506885 gene encoding uncharacterized protein At1g43920, Chloroplastic-like, translating to MSSVNSSSYSTDRIDRQRGIPTRCKCGDKVARFTSKTVTNPGRLFHRCPMGSEMDKTHLFKWTDESVVEEVEDFQELFDVLLVDTSEIQRSMQACETRLKCHESRIIEMEDAVSRCQEKTIKCISELRILKALFLCCLVMIFIYFNYA from the exons ATGTCTTCGGTCAATTCTTCATCATATTCAACAGATCGAATCGACAGACAACGTGGAATTCCCACAAGATGCAAGTGCGGTGATAAAGTGGCTCGTTTCACTTCAAAAACAGTGACAAATCCGGGAAGATTATTCCATCGTTGTCCGATGGGATCTGAGATG GACAAAACCCATCTGTTCAAGTGGACTGATGAGTCAGTTGTTGAGGAGGTTGAAGATTTCCAGGAACTGTTTGACGTGCTGCTCGTCGACACTTCCGAGATTCAGAGATCAATGCAAGCTTGTGAGACGAGGCTGAAATGCCATGAGAGTAGAATTATTGAGATGGAAGATGCTGTTTCACGTTGCCAAGAGAAGACTATCAAATGCATTAGCGAGTTAAGGATCCTAAAAGCTTTGTTTCTGTGTTGTTTGGTGATGATCTTCATCTACTTTAACTATGCATGA